From the Pseudomonas baltica genome, one window contains:
- a CDS encoding histone deacetylase, with protein sequence MHLPLIYHEDYSPDFPPDHRFPMDKFRLLHDHLIASGVTRDEDLLRPPLCPAEILALAHAPEYIERYMSGELSREDQRRLGLPWSEALARRTVRAVGGSLLTAEQALAHGMACHLAGGTHHAHYDYPAGFCIFNDLAVISRYLLAAGKVSRVLIFDCDVHQGDGTARILADTPEAITVSLHCEKNFPARKAQSDWDIPLAMGMGDTEYLQVVDDALNYLLPLYQPDLVLYDAGVDVHKDDALGYLKLTDEGVAARDERVLRHCLGRDIPVMAVIGGGYSKDREALARRHGILHHSAKRVWENS encoded by the coding sequence ATGCACCTGCCCCTTATTTACCACGAAGATTACAGCCCGGACTTCCCGCCCGATCATCGTTTTCCCATGGACAAGTTTCGCTTACTGCACGATCACCTCATCGCCAGCGGCGTGACCCGCGATGAGGACTTGCTGCGTCCGCCGTTGTGCCCGGCCGAGATCCTCGCCCTCGCCCATGCGCCTGAGTATATAGAGCGATACATGAGTGGCGAGTTGTCCCGCGAAGACCAGCGGCGCCTCGGGTTGCCTTGGAGCGAAGCGCTGGCACGACGAACGGTACGCGCCGTGGGCGGCTCGCTGCTGACCGCCGAGCAAGCGCTGGCCCATGGCATGGCCTGTCACCTGGCCGGCGGCACCCACCACGCGCATTACGATTACCCGGCGGGTTTCTGTATTTTCAATGATTTGGCAGTCATCAGCCGCTACCTGCTGGCGGCAGGCAAAGTCTCCAGGGTGTTGATTTTTGATTGCGACGTGCACCAGGGCGACGGTACCGCGCGGATTCTCGCCGACACCCCCGAGGCCATCACCGTGTCGCTGCACTGCGAAAAGAATTTCCCCGCGCGCAAGGCGCAAAGCGACTGGGATATCCCCTTGGCCATGGGCATGGGCGACACCGAGTACCTGCAGGTGGTCGATGACGCGCTCAACTACCTGCTGCCGCTGTATCAGCCGGACCTGGTGCTGTACGACGCCGGTGTGGATGTGCACAAGGACGATGCCCTGGGCTACCTGAAACTGACCGATGAAGGGGTGGCCGCGCGCGACGAGCGGGTCCTGCGCCACTGCCTGGGCCGCGATATTCCGGTCATGGCCGTGATCGGCGGCGGCTACAGCAAGGACCGCGAAGCGCTGGCGCGGCGCCACGGCATCCTCCACCACAGCGCCAAAAGGGTTTGGGAAAACAGTTAG